CACTGGTATTTCACGCGCAATCCTGCGAGTATTACCAGGATTTCGGCAATCGCCTGCTGCTGGATGAGATCGCCGGGCAGCCGCGCCTCGCGCCCCAGTGGGTGGTGATGCCCCACCATACGGGTGAGATGGCCCCGCCGGATGACCTCGTGGCCGAGATGCTGGAGCGCAATGTTCGGGCCGCCCGGTTCTACCCGCGCGCTCACGGCTTCGGTACCAGTGACGATGTGGTCGGCCCGCTGCTGGCGAAGCTTCAGGCCCACCGGATTCCGCTCTTCGTGGATGTCAATGAGCTCTCGGTGGAGGCTGCTGTCGCTCTGTGCAAGCGGTACCCCGAGCTGCCCGTAGTTCTTTGCGGCGTGGCCTGGAGCACAGACCGGCTGATCAACCCCCTGTTTGGTTCCGTGCCCAACCTGCACCTGGACACCTGGGGCTTCCAGGGCCATCGCGCCTACGAGCGGTTCGTGGAACAGTTCGGCCCGGATCGTCTGCTGTTCAGCACCGGCCTGCCCGAGCACAGTCCTGGCGCGGCGAAGATGATGACCCTCTACGAGACCATCAGCCCTGAGGCCCGGGAGAAGATCGGCAGCGGCAACCTGTTGCGGTTGCTGTCCGGCGTGGACGGCGCCCAGGGCGAGCTCCCTTCGCTCGAGCCCTGGCCTGCGCGCGACGATGACCCGATCGTCGCGAAACTGAAGCTCGGCGAACCCTTGCGAGAGGAGTTCATCATCGACGCGCACTCCCACATCGGCCACGACGGCTGCATGGGGTACTTCGGCTGCGCCCTGGCCTACAACGATGTGGACGGTCTCGTGGGAACCATGGATCGCCTGGGGATTGACCTGGCGATGCCCAGCACCTGGGGCGGCATCCGCGTGGGCACCCCGGAGCACAATGACATCGCCATGGCCGCCCACGATCGCTATCCGGACCGCATCCTGCCGTATGGCTGCATCAACCCGTCCTACCCGGACCTGGTCGAGCAGGAGATCCCGCGGGTGTTCGAGAGTGGAAAGGTTTTCGGCTTCAAGCCCTACCCGCCGGGGCATCAGAAGCCCCTGATCGACCCTGGCAACCAACCGATGCTGCGGTTCGCCCACGAGCACCAGTGGCCGGTGCTTTGCCACATGGGCTTCAGCGCGCCCGGAAGCTGCACCCCGGAGCACGTTGCCCAGTGCGCCGAGCGTTACCCCGGAGCCCATTTCCTGTGCGCCCATGCCGGGCAGAGCTGGCCCATGGCCCAGGCGGTGGCGAACATTGCGAAGACCCACCGGAATATCTACGCGGAGATCACCTATACCGCGATTCTGTACAACTTCTGCGAGTTCTTCGTGCGGGAAGTGGGCCCGGAACAGCTCATTTTCGGCACGGACTGCGTCATGCGCGACGCCGCGCCGCAACTGGGTTGGGTGGCGTGGTCGAGGCTGAGTATCGAGGACAAGCGTCTGGCGCTGGGCGGGAACATGGCGCGGATTCTGCGTCTGCCCGAGGAGAAACGTCGTCCGGTAAGCCCGTGAGGTTGTGACGCATTGGGTACAGGCACCGAGTTCGTAACGGCGCGAACTCGGATGCCAGTCCCCCAATGCGGGCCGTTCAGTCCATCTGGTCCTGCGGCGGCCGAGTCACGATCACCTTGTCCACACGGTGGCCGTCCATGTCAACCACCTCGAAGGACAGGCCCTCCCACTCAAAGGTATCTCCCGCGCTGGGGATCGCGCCAAGCTGCTGCATGGCAAGGCCCGCGATGGTGTGGTACTGGCGGTGTCCGTGGTCGCCAACCGGGACGCCGAAGTGAGCCTCGAATTCGGCAACAGGCATGAGCCCGTCCACGAAGAAACTGTCCGCGTCGCGCTGCACGATTTTCGGGGTATTCCCGCCCTCCCCGCCAACGTCGTCACCCACCAGCACTTCCAGGACGTCGGCGAGTGTGAGCATTCCTCCCACAACGCCGTACTCATCTACCACGAATGCCACCTTCGCCCCGGATTCCTGGAAGGCTTCGAGGGCCTCCAGCGCCGTCGCTGTCTCGGGGATGAAAGCGGCCTTGCGCACGAGGTCGCGCAGCACCACCGGCTGCTGGTCTGCCAGGAGGCTGAGCATCTCGCGGGCGTTGACGAACCCCAGGACCTTGTCGGGGGATCCATCGCAGACCGGGTAGCG
Above is a window of Armatimonadota bacterium DNA encoding:
- a CDS encoding amidohydrolase family protein — protein: MINIRFFDSNCMIGLRSCPNPETPRRLEQFLDDYAFYGIEGALVFHAQSCEYYQDFGNRLLLDEIAGQPRLAPQWVVMPHHTGEMAPPDDLVAEMLERNVRAARFYPRAHGFGTSDDVVGPLLAKLQAHRIPLFVDVNELSVEAAVALCKRYPELPVVLCGVAWSTDRLINPLFGSVPNLHLDTWGFQGHRAYERFVEQFGPDRLLFSTGLPEHSPGAAKMMTLYETISPEAREKIGSGNLLRLLSGVDGAQGELPSLEPWPARDDDPIVAKLKLGEPLREEFIIDAHSHIGHDGCMGYFGCALAYNDVDGLVGTMDRLGIDLAMPSTWGGIRVGTPEHNDIAMAAHDRYPDRILPYGCINPSYPDLVEQEIPRVFESGKVFGFKPYPPGHQKPLIDPGNQPMLRFAHEHQWPVLCHMGFSAPGSCTPEHVAQCAERYPGAHFLCAHAGQSWPMAQAVANIAKTHRNIYAEITYTAILYNFCEFFVREVGPEQLIFGTDCVMRDAAPQLGWVAWSRLSIEDKRLALGGNMARILRLPEEKRRPVSP